TTAATAAAGTCTATTGATCAAAAACACCCTGTAACAATTGGTTGGTCTAACACAAAAAGCGCTACTATTTTACAAGATAAAGTAGATGTAGTTTCTTTTCATTATTATGATAAACTCGCAGATTTTGAAACAGAATATCATAAATTAAAAGACAAGATTAAAAATAACAAACCTATTATTTTACAAGAATTTGGTTTATCATCTTATGGTGGTATGTGGAGACCTTTTGTTGGTTCAGAAGAAAAACAAGCCAACTATTATAAAGAAATACAAAAATCCATGACTAAGGATACGATTCCTTTTATGTCATGGACTTTATATGATTTTGATAATGTACCAAAAGAAGTATTAGGTAGACTTCCTTGGCGTACAAATCCTCAGAAAAAATTCGGATTTATTACTAGTGATGGTAAGAAGAAATTATCTTATCAATATATTTCTAAGTAATAAATTAAATATCTAATTATTTCTTTTTATTAATAATTTTAGTAAACTCGTCTAAGTAAATACCTGTAATTCTTTCCATAGGAAAAGCTGTTGCAGCTTTATAATTAGCTTCACCTAATTGAATTCTATAGGCATCATTAGTAACAATTGCTTTAATTGCATTTGCCAAACTAGCTACACTTTCTGGTTCAAAAAACTCACCTCTATACCCTTCATCTTCAATTAAAGTTGCTAAATCTCCTAAGTTTGGCATTACTACTGCTCTACCATAACTTCCGGCTTGGTGTAATACTCCAGAACTTCCTGTTGTAGAAGTATAAGGGAAAACAACTACAGCACTTTCTGTAAATAAAGGCTCTACTTCTACTTCTTCTACATATCCTGTAAAAGTAAGTTGTGGTACATTTTTATATGTTTCTTTAGCATTCGCTAAATAACCTGGTACATTTGGGTTGTCAGTTCCTGCAATTACAATCTCTAAATCTAAGCCCGTTTCTTTTCTTACAATTTCTACAGCTTCAATCATAGATTCCACTTTTTTGTAAGTTCCAAATTTACCAAAAGTCATAACTTTTAAAGGTCCTTCTGGTAATTCTTGTGATGGATTCGCTGGTATTTCGAAAGTACCATGAGGAATCATCTTAACATTATCAACTTTATATTTATCTTCTAAAGTTGTTACATATTTATCCATAGTTACTGTAACAAGATCTGCTCTTAAAATTAGCTTCGTTAAAGTTGTACCGATAAAGTTATATATTTTTTGTGCTAATTTATTTGATGTAAAACCTGCACTTTCTAAATCTACTTGTTCTAAAATATTATGCAATAAAACGATTGTTGGTATTTTTTTAGCTCTACAAACCATTGGTAAAGCCAAACCTAAAGCTGCTGCTAATTTTTTATCACCAAACTTCATAAATTGTAAATTAAACAATATTGCGTCTGGTTTTGTTTTGTTGATCGCTTTCGTAACATTTATAATGTTTGTATAGCTATTAAACTTCCAACATTCTTTCACTGTAATTTTACATCCATTCTCTGTAAAGTTAATATCTTTTCCTTCTGGAGTTTCATCAGTAAGTAAGATTAACTCTGTCACTTTTTCGTTTTGTCTAAAACTTTTTACTAAGTGATATGCGTATTCGTTTAAAGTTACTTTACTTGGTGGATATGCTGTTACGATGGCTAATTTCATAATATTTTTTTTAATTATAATTCAAATTTCAGATTTTTACTTTTATTTTTTATAATAATTTGCTCAAATGCAATTATATATAGATGACTGGAAAAAAAGTTTAGACATTACTTATCTATTGTTTCCTTAATTACTGTTGCTTTTTTAGAATCTTTAAAAAAGAAGAAACTAAGTTGTACTATTAAAAGTAAAACCATTGCAATAATTTGTACGTGTACTACTTGCTCTAATGTTTCATGAAAAAGAACAACTAAAACGATTTGTAACATTCCAAAAATTCCAGAAAGAACTACAGGTACATATTTATCTAATGATAAATAATAGTATGCAAAGATGTTTGAGATGGCAAAAATTCCTGTTGCAGAAGCATATTTCCATAATAATGACGAAATTGATAAATATTCGCTACCAAATAATACTTTTATAATTTGATCAGGAAAAAGAAAACAACTAACAACAATTGTAATTGCAATAACAGCAATATAACTAACGTACTTTAATAAAATTGGTAATGTATCCTTTCCATCCTTTTTAAGTTGAACAACAGTTGGTAATAACAACATTACAAACATCCAAGCAATAAAGTAAACCACTCTACCAATTAAGGCTAAAGAGGCGTATAAACCCGCTTCGTAAGATTCAAAATAATGTTTTACTAATAAAATATCACTGTTATTAATAATGATTTGAGTCAACTCATAAAAAGCAGTAATTATAAAGAAATTCTTTACTAATTTTTTATTATCCGCTTCTAAGCTAAAAGGTTTAAATATTGAAAAGTTGCTGCTTTTAAAGGGAATTAATCCAAATACAAAAGAGCAAAAAATACCAATTGCAATTATTAAAGAAGAATCTATATCTAATAAATACAATAATGTAAACGTTAACAATAAACGACTAATCATTTCTGATTGATACGTTATCGATAAAGATTTTAATTCCTGTTTTCCTTGAAAAACACCTCTATTTACACTCATTAAAAAATAAAATGGCACTCCAAATCCGAAAATAACAAACATTGTAGAAGAAGTCGTTCTAAAGAAATGCTGCAATTGAGTTGAAAAAACAATAATTGCAATTCCTAAAAAGATTCCTGTAAATAATGCATTCTTATATATTTTGGAAATAAATCCACTAAATATTGAATC
The window above is part of the Polaribacter sp. SA4-12 genome. Proteins encoded here:
- a CDS encoding glycosyltransferase yields the protein MKLAIVTAYPPSKVTLNEYAYHLVKSFRQNEKVTELILLTDETPEGKDINFTENGCKITVKECWKFNSYTNIINVTKAINKTKPDAILFNLQFMKFGDKKLAAALGLALPMVCRAKKIPTIVLLHNILEQVDLESAGFTSNKLAQKIYNFIGTTLTKLILRADLVTVTMDKYVTTLEDKYKVDNVKMIPHGTFEIPANPSQELPEGPLKVMTFGKFGTYKKVESMIEAVEIVRKETGLDLEIVIAGTDNPNVPGYLANAKETYKNVPQLTFTGYVEEVEVEPLFTESAVVVFPYTSTTGSSGVLHQAGSYGRAVVMPNLGDLATLIEDEGYRGEFFEPESVASLANAIKAIVTNDAYRIQLGEANYKAATAFPMERITGIYLDEFTKIINKKK
- a CDS encoding oligosaccharide flippase family protein, translated to MQGIIKFVKNSIKPEQLFMLSVLLVNGGNYIYNLVLGRVLGPEKFADAAILITFLLVLSFVAMTFQLVTAKFSVLFEDSIFSGFISKIYKNALFTGIFLGIAIIVFSTQLQHFFRTTSSTMFVIFGFGVPFYFLMSVNRGVFQGKQELKSLSITYQSEMISRLLLTFTLLYLLDIDSSLIIAIGIFCSFVFGLIPFKSSNFSIFKPFSLEADNKKLVKNFFIITAFYELTQIIINNSDILLVKHYFESYEAGLYASLALIGRVVYFIAWMFVMLLLPTVVQLKKDGKDTLPILLKYVSYIAVIAITIVVSCFLFPDQIIKVLFGSEYLSISSLLWKYASATGIFAISNIFAYYYLSLDKYVPVVLSGIFGMLQIVLVVLFHETLEQVVHVQIIAMVLLLIVQLSFFFFKDSKKATVIKETIDK